A region from the Methanofollis liminatans DSM 4140 genome encodes:
- the xerA gene encoding site-specific tyrosine recombinase/integron integrase, which translates to MKTGHFSECLDHFEIYLKMRNYSPRTIKSYEETVRHFARYVWLCRHGDPGSFDEGAFAAAGLDSPAEVPTSVVNNYLSWLAERRSYKPRTLHRMISSLSSFYSYLYAQGAISADPMPAVERPRVKNQELKYLKHSQVVRLLKSIDDDTDRLIVRLIYATGVRVSELCSIDIGDIDFEEHTIRVKGKGDKIRTVFVDEETLAEIEGHIGNTIIGPLFVGQQGKNLSPRTVQRIFQRYAPPGITPHKIRHSYASELYRRSKNLRVVQENLGHSSIKTTEVYLHTDLDERQAVYRQYFPLSNGGGEGR; encoded by the coding sequence ATGAAAACCGGTCATTTTTCAGAGTGCCTGGATCACTTCGAAATCTACCTCAAAATGCGAAATTACTCCCCCAGGACCATCAAAAGTTATGAAGAGACGGTCCGGCACTTTGCCCGCTATGTGTGGCTCTGCCGGCATGGCGATCCCGGTTCTTTTGACGAGGGCGCATTCGCGGCGGCCGGCCTCGACTCCCCGGCTGAGGTCCCCACGTCGGTGGTGAACAACTATCTCTCCTGGCTTGCCGAACGGCGCTCCTATAAACCCCGGACCCTGCACCGGATGATCTCCTCCCTCTCGTCGTTCTATTCGTACCTCTATGCGCAGGGGGCGATCTCTGCCGATCCCATGCCGGCCGTGGAGCGGCCGCGGGTCAAGAACCAGGAACTGAAATATCTCAAGCACAGTCAGGTGGTCCGCCTCCTGAAGTCCATCGATGACGATACCGACCGTTTGATCGTCAGGCTGATCTATGCGACCGGCGTCCGCGTCTCCGAGCTCTGCAGCATCGATATCGGGGACATCGATTTTGAAGAGCACACCATCAGGGTGAAGGGCAAGGGCGACAAAATCCGGACGGTCTTTGTCGATGAGGAGACGCTCGCCGAGATCGAGGGGCATATCGGGAACACGATCATAGGGCCGCTCTTTGTCGGTCAGCAGGGCAAGAATCTCTCTCCGCGGACCGTGCAGCGGATCTTTCAGCGGTATGCGCCGCCCGGCATCACGCCGCATAAGATCCGCCATTCCTATGCCTCAGAACTCTACCGGCGCTCGAAGAACCTCAGGGTCGTCCAGGAAAACCTCGGCCACTCTTCGATCAAGACGACCGAGGTCTACCTGCACACCGACCTCGACGAGCGGCAGGCGGTGTACCGGCAGTACTTCCCGCTCTCAAATGGGGGCGGGGAGGGGCGATAA